The genomic region ACGTAGGGCTCCTGGTTGATCACGCGCGAGACGGTCGACTTCGACACCCCGGCGACTCGCGCGACCTCCTCGATGCGCGGTCCAGGCCGTCGTTTCGCCGTCTCCGTCATGACGTCATCCTAGGGCTTTCCCGGATTCCGGCGGGAGCGCGCCGCGCGGATGGCAAGAACCGGACAAATCGCTGCGGAGTGTGGTTGCGTTCCGCCGTTCGCGATTCGTCGCCGCAGAATTCGCGGGGGTGGCTGCCTCGTCGATGCGCTGATCAGACGCCGGTTGCTGCCGCTGACGCGTTTGTTCGTGCCGGGAATGGTGGGGCAGTCGGGTCGCGAAAGTATCCGCTGGCCGTCGGTTTCCCCGCCGCTCAGGAAAGCACGGCGCCGCGCGGCAACCCGTCTTTCAGCAACGGCAGCAACTTCGGGTGCTTGCTCATCAACACCGCGGCCGTTCCGTTGCGCTGCTGGATTCTGCGGCAGAAGTGCGGCGCCAGCGGCACACCCAGGTACGCGCCCGCTTCCGGCCCGTAGACGACCTGGTCGCCGACACCGCACCACGCGGCCGGCTCGGCGTGGCCGTCCACCCACACGTACCCCTCCACGTACAGGCCGCCGGTGATCCTGGCGGCCTCGCTCGCGGCGACGCTGAAGGTGAGCTGCGGGGTGAGGCGGGTCGTGGCGGTGGGGGCGAACCACCGGCCGAGGTCGAGGACCAGGCCCTCCATGCTCGCGTGCGCCCACCCCGAGTCGTCCACGAGCGTCCGGAAGGGCGCTTCGAGGGCTCGGAGGGCGGCGGTGAGCTGGTCGTGCACCAGGACATGGTGCGGCCGTTCGGGTGATCCCGCTGTCCGACGCGGAACACCGCTACTTCGGCGTGACCGTCACCTGGAACCGCACCCGCAGCCCGGTGTCCGTCACCCCGGTGATCACGCCGCTCGCCGCCTTCGGCCCCGCGTTCAACCGGAGCACGAACCGCACCGACTCGCCGGCGCCCAGTTCGCCCGCCGAGCACGTCACCTGCCCCTTGCCCGCCGGGCACCCGGCCTCACCGGCTCCGGTCGAGCCGGCGCCGACGGTCTTGATGTCGTCGGGCAGCGTCAGCGTCAGCCTCGGGGGTGGTGCGGGCGCTGAGCCGATGTTGCTCATCGTGACGGTGACGGTCTGCGGTGGGCCGTTGCTGGCCATGGTGACGTCGGGCGGGTTGTTCATCACCAGTGCCGGGGCCGCGGTGGAGGGGCCCTCGCCGGTGGTCGGGGCGCCGGGGGCGGCCGGGTTCGTGCCGCCGGCGGGTTGTGAGGTGCCGGTCGTGGTGGTGGTCGTCGTGGTCGGCGTGGTGTTGCCGGAGGGGGCGGTGCCGGAGGAGCCGGGTGGGAGGACGCCGGTGGGCGGGGTGGTCGAGGACGAGGAGGTCGCGGGCGGTGCGGTCGCGGCGTCGGGGTGGCCGGGTTGAGCGGGGTGCTGACGCCCGCGGTGACGATGACGACGACGGCGGTGGAGGCGGCGGCCACGTGGAGCCACGAGGAGGTGCCGACGGAGGCCATCGCGCTCGCCTTGCTGAACGTCAGGTAGCCGGCCGCGGCGCCGCCGAGGACGAGCGGGGCGACGACGGCGCGCAGGGCACCGTTGACGTCGGCGAGCTCGCCGGCGATCGCGCGGCACTCGGCGCACCGGTCCAGGTGGTTGTCGAGCTGCATCGACTCCCTGGCGGACAGGCCGCCGCGGGTCCACGCGCCGAGCTTCGCGACGGTGGCGCGGCAGCGTTCCGAGGGGTCGCGGGCCACGTGGGCCTGCAGGTAGGCGCGGCGCAGGCCCTCGCGGGCGCGGTGGGCCATCGCGGAGACGCCGTTGGGGGACAGGCCCAGGATCGGGGCGACCTCGCCGGGGGACTGGCCCTCGATCGCGGTGTGCCACAGCACGGTCTGCCAGCGTTCCGGCAGGGAGGCGAACGCCGTGGCCGCGAGCGTCTGGTTCAGCGAGGCCACCGCGGTGTCGCTGAACTGCACGCTCATCGACCGGGCCGCGCCGGGCACCTCCTCGACGTCACCGGCGAACTCCAGGCGTTTGTCGCGCCGTGACTTGTCGTAGGCGGTGTGCCGGACCGCCGTGAGCAGGTACGGCCGGAACGACGCGTCGGGACCACCGCCCGTGCGCAACGCCGAGAGCACCTTCGCGAACGCGTCCGAGACCAGGTCGTCCGCGTCGGCGGACGAGCCCGTGAGCTGCAGGGCGAGGTTCAGAGCCGCCCGCACGTGCCGTTCGTAGAGCCGGCCGTAGGCCTCGACCGTGCCACCGCGCACGGCGTCGATCAGCTCCGCGTCCGAAGGCGGCCGAGGGGCGCCTTCCTCGTCGATCAAACTCGCCGCCCATCTTCGTGCCGTGGGTAATAGGCGGACCTTATCGAGACACGTCAACGCGAACAATCCACGCATCCGAACCAAATGCATTGTTGGTCCACAGTGGACGGTGTTTGGGCTGGTCGTCCGGTGCCGTGGTGGCCTCTGCCACGATCCACACCGCAGGACGCGGGTCCCACCCGGATGGCGCAACGGTGCGGCCATCGGTGCCGAAGACGGGCCTTGTGCCTCTGGTGGTGCCTGCTCAACCGAGAGCAACGGCCAGCTTGGCCGCCATCCCACGCACGGCAGGCGTGTCGTAACGATCGCACTCGGCCAACGCGCGCACGCGCAACTCACGGGCCTGAGCGGTGTCACCGGCCACGTCGGCGAGGTCGGCCAGTCGCACCAGGATCTCGATCCGGTGGTCGGACAGCCTCGCCTCGTCCAACGCGGACAACAGTTGCTCACGCGCCTCGACGAGCCGACCCGCGTCCATCAGCACAAGACCGCGGTTGTGCCGTACGCGCGCAACGCCGGCCGTCGTGCCGTGCTTGGCGAACAGCGACTCCGCCTCGTCCAGCAACGTGAGCGCGCCACACACGTCACCGGTCGCGGCCAGGCTGGTCGCGAGCCGGATCAGCATCATCGACAGCAGCTCCTCGCCGCCATCCGCCGCCCGGTGCTGCGCGACGCTGCGCCGTTGCACCTCCACGGCCTCGTCGAGCTGGCCCGCGCTGTGCAGCATGAGGCCCAGCAATGACAACGCCAGGTTCTCACCGATCGCGTAGCCGGCCTTCTCGAACAACGCGACCGAGCGCCTGCCCAGCTCCACGGCCCGGTGCGGCTCACCGTTGCGGCGCAGGATCGCCGAGCCGTAGTACCACGTCCACGCCTGCGTGATCGTGTCATCGACCTCGATAGCCGCCGCCTGTTCGTGAGACACCAACGCCTCTCGCGGCTGGCCGCACAACGCGTACTGCGCCCACGCCAGATAGTTCAGCTGCTCCACCGTGTCCCGTGCGTTGCCCAACGCGCGCGCCGCGTCCGCACCGGCACGGAACACCTCACGCCACAGCTCGCCGACACCGTGCATGTCGGAGTACCAGTGCATCGCCTGCGCGAGTTCGAGCACGCGTTCGTGCTCGCCGAGCCGCACCGCCGAACGCAGTGCGCCACGCCAGTGCTCCAGCTCCATGCTCAGCCACCGGCCGGCGGACTCCTTGTCCGGCAACGGGTCCGTGTGCGCCGGCGGGGTGTCGTGGTCGAAGGAGCGGGCCGCGGCCGTGGCGACGGCGAGCAGCGAGTGCCTCAGCCGGGTGCTTAGCTCCCGCACCACGGCGGGGTCCTCGTCGAGCTCCAGCCGTTCGGCGGCGAACACCCGCAGCAGGTCGTGCCGCCGGTACCGGCCCGGCGTCCCGCTGACCCCGAGCAGGCTCGCGTCGGCCAGCTCCTCCAGCGCCTCCTCGGCGTGCTCGCCGGCCACCACCGCGGCCAGCTCGACGCTCGTGTCCGGTCCCGGCACCAGCGCCAGCCGGCGGAACAACGTCGCCGCGCTCGGGCTGAGCTGGTGGTAGGAGGTCTCGAACGCCGTGCGCACCTGCAGGTCACCGGCCTTGAGCAGGGAGAGCCGCCGTCGTTCGTCGGCGAGCTGGGTGGCGAGGTGCTCGACCGTCCACTGTGGTCTGCTCGCCAGCCGGTTGCCCGCGATCAGCAACGCCAGCGGCATCCCGCCGCACAGCTCCGCCACCCGCGACGCCGCCTCCGGCTCGGCCGCGACCCGCTCGCCGGCCACCGCGCGCAGCAACGCGACGGACTCCCGGGGCGGCAGCAGGTCCAACGCGAGCCGGTGCCGCGCGTCCAGTCCCGCAAGCGTGTTCCGGCTGGTCACCAGCACCATCGTGCCGGGGCTGGAGGCGAGCAGCGGACGCACCTGCGCCTCGCTGGAGGCGTTGTCCAGCACCAGCAGCACCGTCCGGTCGCGCAGCAGCGAGTGGTACAGCGACAGCTTGTCGTCCGCGTCGGCGGGGATCTGGCGTTCGTCGACGTTGAACGAGCGCAGCAACCGGTGCGCCGCGCGGCCGGGCGTCAGCGGCTCGGCGTCCATCCCGCGCAGGTCGAGGAACACACAACCGTGGGGGAACCGCTGGCCCAGCCGGTGCGCCGCGTCGACCGCCAGCGCCGTCTTCCCCGCACCGGGCGGCCCGTGGACCACCGCGATCTGCAGCAGGGACGACGACTCCGCCTCGGCCGCGAACCCGTCCACGGCGCGTTGCTCGGCCGCGCGCCCGGTGAGCTCCAGCAGCACCGGCGCAGGCTCGCCGCCGCAGGACCGCGGGGCGCCTCCGGCCGTTCCTCACCTCCGGCACCCGCCGGCCGCGCCAGTGCCGCGAAGTCCGCGGCCTCCTCGCCGCCCAGCCCGAGCCCGCGCACGAGCAGCTGCACGGTGCGCGACTGCGGGGTGAGCGTCCGGCCGCGTTCCACGTCGCTGATCGCCCGCATGCTGAGCCCGGTGCGGTCCGCGAGCTCCTCCTGGGTCAGCGGAACGCGGGATCGGTAGAAGCGCAGGAAGTCCCCGAACGTGCTCACCCGGCCATGTTGCCACGGCCCGGCAGTTCTCGTTCGGCCCTCCGGCAGTTCGGTGAGCATTTCCTCCGGTGGTTCTGCCGGTGAATCGTCAAGGTGGCCCGTGCATTCCGCGGATAACGTCGGAGTAATCGCTGCGGCAGTTCGAACCGGGGGCCAGACGTGTCAGACATCAATAGGTTGCTCCAGCATGCAGAAAATCACCGAATTCGTCCAGTGGTCGGGCTCGTGTGGGCGTTGGCGCTGGTCGGGCTGCTGATCCGCTGGCACGGGCACTATCCGATCGACCTGGACGTGTACCGTCTGGGTGGCCTTGCGTGGCTCACGGGCAATCCGCTCTACACGGGGTTCACCGGCCCGCCGCTCGACCCCGGTCTGCCATTCACCTATCCACCGATGGCGGCCGTGTCGTTCAGTGCGTTGAGCTTTGTGCCGGGGTGGCTGTTGAACCCCTTGCTGCTGATCGCGGGCTTCACCGCGATGACCGCCGTGTGCGTCACCGTGGCCGGCCGGGTGCGCCCTGGTCTGAAGTGGACACTCGGCCCGCTGGTCCCGGTCGTCGGGCTCGCCCTGGACCCGGTGGAGTCGACCTTCGGCTACGGCCAGATCAACCTCCTGCTGCTGGGCCTGGTCGTCGTCGACTGCCTGCTGGTCACCGACCGGCGCTGGCGCGGCGTGCTCGTCGGCGTGGCGGCGGCGGTCAAGCTGACCCCGCTGATCTTCGTGCTGTACTTCCTGGTCAGGCGCGACTGGAGGGCGGCGGTCACCTCGGTGGCCGCGTTCGCCGGCGTGGCGGTGGCGGGCTTCCTCGTCGCCTTCCGGGACTCGGCGCAGTTCTGGTTCCACGCGATGGTCAACCCGGAGCGGATCGGTGGCGTGGCGCTGCCGACGAACCAGTCGTTCCAGGGGATCCTGCGCGGTTCTGGCCTGGAGCCGGGTGCGCAGACCCTGCTGTGGGTGGTGCTCGCCGGTCTCGCGGTGGCTGCCGGGGCGTTCGTGGCGTGGCGGACCGAGGACGACGCGGTGGCGCTGTTCGCCATCGCGACCGCCGGTTTGCTGGCGTCGCCGGTGTCGTGGCTGCACCACTGGGTGTGGTGCGTGCCGGTGCTGTTGTTCCTGGCGCTGCGCGGTTTCTGGCCCGCGTTCGTGGTCGTCGGCGCGGTGTTCGTGACGCCTGTGCACGAGGTCGACGGGTACGTGTTGCTGGGCGTGGTGGCGTTGGGGGTGCAGGTGCACCGGTCGCGGACCGCCGCCGCCGCGGGCTCTACGGTGATGCCGTGGCCGACACCCGACAACGCCTGATCGACGGCGCCATCGAGACCATCCGCACGCAGGGGCTGACCGGCACCACGGCGCGGAGCATCGCGGCCACCGCCGGGGTCAACCAGGCGCTGGTCTTCTACCACTTCGGCACCGTGCACGACCTGCTCCAGGCCGCGTGCCTGGCCGCCACGCGGGCGAGGGTCGAGCTGTTCGCCGAACGCCTCGAGCAGATCACCGACCTGCGGCAGCTGCTCGCGCTCGGGCGAACCCTGCACACCGAGGAACGCGCTGAGGGCAACGTCATGGTGCTCGCGCAGCTGCTGGCCGGCGCTCAGACCGACCCGAAGCTCGCCGACGCCACCGCGGCGTCCCTGCAGCTGTGGATCGGCCCGATCGAGCGTGCGCTGACCAGGTTGCTGGCCGGCTCGCCGGTGTCCGGGCTGGTCGACACGGCGGGGCTCGCGCGGGCGGTGAGTGCCGGGTTCATCGGGCTGGAGCTGTACGAGGGCGTCGACCCGGACGGGGCGGCGGCGGCTCTGGACGCGCTCGACCGGCTGGCCGTGCTCATCGAGGTGGTGGACGACCTCGGTCCCGTCGCGGTCCGCGCACTGCGCGCCAAGCTCCGCAAGATGGCCAAGAAGTCGAGGTAGCAGCAAGTCGGACACAAGGTTTGAGCATCTGCTCAAATCCGGCTACCCTCTCGTTTGAGCAGATGCTCAAACGAGAGGTGGTCGCATGGCGCACCGGCGAGCGCTGTACGTGGAGACGGTGGTCCGGGCCGATCTCGGCGAGCTGTGGCAGCGGACGCAGGAGCCGGGCCCGCATCAGCGGTGGGACCTCCGGTTCACCAGGATCGACTACCTGCCGAAGGCGGAACCGGACGCCGAGCAGCACTTCCGGTACGCGGTGCGCGTGCTGCCCTGGCTCGAGGTGGACGGGACCGGTGTCAGCGTCGGTGAGCGGACCAGGCCGGACGGGTCGCGGACCTCGGCGCTGCGGTTCAGCTCGGCGCACCCGTTGTCGCTGATCCGCTCCGGGGCCGGCTACTGGCGGTACGTGCCGACCGGCGAGGGCGTCCGGTTCCTCACCGGCTACGACTACCAGCCCGGCTGGGGCCGGCTGGGCGCGCTGGCCGACCGCCCGTTCCGGCTCCTGATGGGGTGGGGCACGGCCTGGTCGTTCGACCGGCTGCGGTTGTGGCTCGAGCACGGCACCCCGCCGGAGGTGTCACTGCGGCGGGCGCTGCTGGACGTGGCGGCGAGAGCCGCCGTGTGTGCCGCCGCCTGGTGGGCCGGTCCGGTCGTGCTCGCCGCGGCCCTCACCCTCGGCGCGCTGCTGGCCCCGCCGCTGCCCACCACCCCGGCGGCCAGGCGGTGCCGGCGGACTCCACCGGACCGCCGCTCCGCAACGGCGCCATCGTCCCTGCACACCTTGGAGCACCCGTGACCTCGATCTTCCAGCGCGCCCTCGGCGACGACTTCGCCCGACTGCACCCGCAGCTGCAACGCCGGTTCGGCTTCGCCAGCGACGACGGCATCGCCTGCGTCGGCACCGGCACGATGGACCGGGTGTGGCACGGACGCGGGTTCACCCGGCCGTTCCTCCGGCTCGGGGCCAAGCGCCACATCCTGCTGCCCGGCCACGGCACCGACGTCCCCTTCACCATCGAGAACTACCCCTACCGCGACTCGCGGGGCCGGGAGACGATGACGTTCGTCCGCACCTTCGCCTTCGACCGGCCCCGGCGCTGGGACGCCACGATGATCTACAGCCCCGAGCGCGCCTCCGTCGTCGACTACCTGGGCACGCACCAGCACGTCTCGGTCGACCTGGACCTGTCCGTCGACGACCGCGGCGGGCTGGTGATCCGCAGCGGGGAGCAGCGCTTCCACGAAGGCCCGCTGCACTTCCGCGTCCCCCGCCTGGTGACCGGCAGCGCGCAGGTCCGCGAGTCCTACGACGACGCGATCGGCCGGTTCCGCATCGACGTCGAGGTCACCAACCACCGGTTCGGGCCGCTGTTCGGCTACCACGGCACCTTCACCTGCGCCTATCCCGAAGGCGACCGCGTGCCGGACGCGATCAGGCCGGTCCGGGAGCAGGCACGGGTGTGACGTGAGCGGGCTCAGCGGCTCGGCTGGGCGCGGGTGTAGCGGTGCTTCACGCCGGCCGGGAAGTGCTCCGGGTCACCGGCCGGCCGCAGCACCACCTCGGGCAGCTGCCGTTCGGCCGGCACATAGTGCGCGAACTCGCTGTTGAGCCGAACCAGCTGCGCCCGCACCGACTCCGCGATCGCCGCGGCGTCCGCCACCGCTCCCGGCGCCACCTCGACGGTGATCCGCAACGTCCGGTCGCGGTCGGCGTCCTCCACCGACTCGACCACGAACTTGCCGGTCACCGTCGCGCTGATCTCCGGCTGTTCCAGGCCGACCGCCACGTTCTCCGGGTACACGTTCGCCCCGAAGTACGACACGGTGAACAGCGACCGCCCGAACACGTACACGAACGGCAGCTGCGGCCCGTCCGGTGGCGTGAAGCCGTGTTCGGCGCACAACGCGAGCATGTCGGCGTGGGAGACCAGGCCGCCTTCGTCGCCGATGGCGTAGCGCACCAACGGGATCCCACCGTCCGCGGTGAACACCAGCCTGCCGTCGACGACCTCGAAGAACCGGCTGCCGGGGTCGTACTACACGAGCGTCGGCAGCCGTGAGTCGCCGAACACCTCGCGGGCCAGGTCCGGGCGGTGGGCGAAGAAGCGGCGGATGCCCACCGACTGGGCGGTTTCGTTGCCGAGCACGCCCGCGTCGGCCGTGCCGTACAGAGAAGCGATGTGGCGCACCGGGTTCTCGACGCCGGCCCGCGCCGCCACCAGGTCGCGCCACTGTTCGCTGAACACCTCGCCGGCCAGGACGAGCTTGACGTCGAATGACCAGCCGGTGCCGGAGTCGATGACGTCCTTGAGGAACGGGGGGTAGCCGAGCAGCACCACCTGGGAGAAGTGCGGGGCGAGCTCGGGCAGGACGCGCAGGATCTCGGTCTTGTTGTTGCCCGGCGCGACAACGGTGATCGGGCAGCCCTTCGCGGCGAGGTGGCGGACGCAGGCCTGGGTGAACAGGCCGCCGACCCACGTGCCGAGCGGGAAGCAGACCACGGCCAGGGTGCTGCGGGTGTCCGCGCCGAAGCCGTCGACGAGCACCTGTTCGAACCGGCGGGCCACGTGCAGCTCGTCCTCCAGGGAACGCGGCCAGATCGTGGGCTGACCGCTGGAACCGGAGGAGACGGCGATCATGTCGCAGCCGGCCAGGGTGCCGTCGCGGCAGAGCTCGGGCAGCGGGTACCGCTGGTGGTAGGTCGCCTTGCCGGTGAGCGGCAGGTCCTGGAAGCCCGAGGAAGGGGAGACGCCGTGCTCCTGCAGGAACTTCCGGTACGCGGGCACGGTGGCGGCGGTGCGCTGGACCAGGTCGGACACCCACGACGGCGACGGGGCGGCAGGCGGGGCGAAGAACGACTCGAACGCCCGCAGGACGCGGGTCTGCCGATCACTCATGGTCCGACCCTGCCAGCCTGCCCGGAGCCGCGCCAGCACCGGGCCCGCTGCACCGTCAGGAGGTATCTCCGATGAGAGGAACCGCAATCCGGGCAACGGCTGGCATCATGGCGAACGGCGTTGCTACCGCTGGGGGGCGCGGTCAGGAGGCGCAGGGCAACGAACTGGGGAGTCTGGCGTGCGCGTTTTGCTGTTGGGCCCGGTCGATCTCCGCGACGGGGAGAGATCGATCGGGTTGGGGGGAACGAAACCGAAGACGATGCTCGCGGCGTTGACGCTGCAACCGCGTCAGGTCGTGCCGATCGAGCAGCTCATCAACCACCTGTGGGACGGGGAACCGCCGCGGTCGGCGACCGCGCTCATCCACACCTACGTGTCGACGTTGCGGCGGGCGTTCGCGTCGATCGGGCGGCCGGACGTGCTGCTCACCCGTGCTCCCGGCTACGAGCTGGTGGTGCAGGAGGGCGAGAGCGACCTGGAGGCGTTCGGCGCGCTGGCCGACCGGGCCAGGACGCTGGAGCGGTCCGGGCAGCACGCCGAGGCGGCCGGTCACTACCGGCGGGCGCTCGACCTGTGGCGCGGTCCGGCGCTGAGCGGGATCGAGGTGCGGTTCGCCCGTGCCAAGGCGGTGACGCTCGACGAGGACCGGGCGGGTGCCGAGGAGGGCCTCGCGCGGTGCGACCTGGCCCAGCGGCAC from Lentzea guizhouensis harbors:
- a CDS encoding DUF11 domain-containing protein, yielding MNNPPDVTMASNGPPQTVTVTMSNIGSAPAPPPRLTLTLPDDIKTVGAGSTGAGEAGCPAGKGQVTCSAGELGAGESVRFVLRLNAGPKAASGVITGVTDTGLRVRFQVTVTPK
- a CDS encoding sigma-70 family RNA polymerase sigma factor, encoding MIDEEGAPRPPSDAELIDAVRGGTVEAYGRLYERHVRAALNLALQLTGSSADADDLVSDAFAKVLSALRTGGGPDASFRPYLLTAVRHTAYDKSRRDKRLEFAGDVEEVPGAARSMSVQFSDTAVASLNQTLAATAFASLPERWQTVLWHTAIEGQSPGEVAPILGLSPNGVSAMAHRAREGLRRAYLQAHVARDPSERCRATVAKLGAWTRGGLSARESMQLDNHLDRCAECRAIAGELADVNGALRAVVAPLVLGGAAAGYLTFSKASAMASVGTSSWLHVAAASTAVVVIVTAGVSTPLNPATPTPRPHRPRPPRPRPPRPPASSHPAPPAPPPPATPRRPRRPPPRPAPHNPPAARTRPPPAPRPPARAPPPRPRHW
- a CDS encoding NB-ARC domain-containing protein, whose product is MLLELTGRAAEQRAVDGFAAEAESSSLLQIAVVHGPPGAGKTALAVDAAHRLGQRFPHGCVFLDLRGMDAEPLTPGRAAHRLLRSFNVDERQIPADADDKLSLYHSLLRDRTVLLVLDNASSEAQVRPLLASSPGTMVLVTSRNTLAGLDARHRLALDLLPPRESVALLRAVAGERVAAEPEAASRVAELCGGMPLALLIAGNRLASRPQWTVEHLATQLADERRRLSLLKAGDLQVRTAFETSYHQLSPSAATLFRRLALVPGPDTSVELAAVVAGEHAEEALEELADASLLGVSGTPGRYRRHDLLRVFAAERLELDEDPAVVRELSTRLRHSLLAVATAAARSFDHDTPPAHTDPLPDKESAGRWLSMELEHWRGALRSAVRLGEHERVLELAQAMHWYSDMHGVGELWREVFRAGADAARALGNARDTVEQLNYLAWAQYALCGQPREALVSHEQAAAIEVDDTITQAWTWYYGSAILRRNGEPHRAVELGRRSVALFEKAGYAIGENLALSLLGLMLHSAGQLDEAVEVQRRSVAQHRAADGGEELLSMMLIRLATSLAATGDVCGALTLLDEAESLFAKHGTTAGVARVRHNRGLVLMDAGRLVEAREQLLSALDEARLSDHRIEILVRLADLADVAGDTAQARELRVRALAECDRYDTPAVRGMAAKLAVALG
- a CDS encoding glycosyltransferase 87 family protein — its product is MVGLVWALALVGLLIRWHGHYPIDLDVYRLGGLAWLTGNPLYTGFTGPPLDPGLPFTYPPMAAVSFSALSFVPGWLLNPLLLIAGFTAMTAVCVTVAGRVRPGLKWTLGPLVPVVGLALDPVESTFGYGQINLLLLGLVVVDCLLVTDRRWRGVLVGVAAAVKLTPLIFVLYFLVRRDWRAAVTSVAAFAGVAVAGFLVAFRDSAQFWFHAMVNPERIGGVALPTNQSFQGILRGSGLEPGAQTLLWVVLAGLAVAAGAFVAWRTEDDAVALFAIATAGLLASPVSWLHHWVWCVPVLLFLALRGFWPAFVVVGAVFVTPVHEVDGYVLLGVVALGVQVHRSRTAAAAGSTVMPWPTPDNA
- a CDS encoding TetR/AcrR family transcriptional regulator, whose amino-acid sequence is MADTRQRLIDGAIETIRTQGLTGTTARSIAATAGVNQALVFYHFGTVHDLLQAACLAATRARVELFAERLEQITDLRQLLALGRTLHTEERAEGNVMVLAQLLAGAQTDPKLADATAASLQLWIGPIERALTRLLAGSPVSGLVDTAGLARAVSAGFIGLELYEGVDPDGAAAALDALDRLAVLIEVVDDLGPVAVRALRAKLRKMAKKSR
- a CDS encoding DUF4166 domain-containing protein, with protein sequence MTSIFQRALGDDFARLHPQLQRRFGFASDDGIACVGTGTMDRVWHGRGFTRPFLRLGAKRHILLPGHGTDVPFTIENYPYRDSRGRETMTFVRTFAFDRPRRWDATMIYSPERASVVDYLGTHQHVSVDLDLSVDDRGGLVIRSGEQRFHEGPLHFRVPRLVTGSAQVRESYDDAIGRFRIDVEVTNHRFGPLFGYHGTFTCAYPEGDRVPDAIRPVREQARV
- a CDS encoding phenylacetate--CoA ligase family protein; this encodes MSDRQTRVLRAFESFFAPPAAPSPSWVSDLVQRTAATVPAYRKFLQEHGVSPSSGFQDLPLTGKATYHQRYPLPELCRDGTLAGCDMIAVSSGSSGQPTIWPRSLEDELHVARRFEQVLVDGFGADTRSTLAVVCFPLGTWVGGLFTQACVRHLAAKGCPITVVAPGNNKTEILRVLPELAPHFSQVVLLGYPPFLKDVIDSGTGWSFDVKLVLAGEVFSEQWRDLVAARAGVENPVRHIASLYGTADAGVLGNETAQSVGIRRFFAHRPDLAREVFGDSRLPTLV